The sequence below is a genomic window from Penaeus monodon isolate SGIC_2016 chromosome 14, NSTDA_Pmon_1, whole genome shotgun sequence.
gttaggtttggatttctCAGttcatataatacacaatatttaCTTACATACAGGGAATATATAGACTGTATTGTATTAAACCCACAGGGGTGGGTTTATTATAATTGCATTATCCAAAACTTGATTGCCTTTTCTGAAAATGGACTTCTTGCATTTGTTAGCACAAGAGCTATTTTATTCCGTGTTTGTTGGACAAAGCTTGGCTCGTGTTTTCATAAAATCAACATTCAAATTGTTTTTTTCCGGCtttcgaaaaatttattttttaacgtttcataaatgactttcttcgatttctgcaggttcctattgacatccagtgccatTCACTATCCCCCTCCCTGCCCATCAAACCCCAGCTCCCCATGCATCCCCAAGATTGTTGGATAGTTCATGTAACACAAAATATCTACTTACATGCGATTAAACAGTTTATTATAATTGAATTGGGCAAAACTCAGTTGCCTTTTCTGAAAATGGATTTTTTGCACTTGTTAATACAGGAGCTATTTTATTCCATGTTCATCTGACTAAGGTCTGGCTCGTCTTTTTggaaaattaacatttatattattttcaggaAATTTCAAACCCCAGCTCCCCATGCATCCCCCAAGATTGCTGGATagcagaaattatataaaattctgcTTATGGGACTTAGTCTCTGGAAGAAGCATTGATCTCAGTAACAATTACCCTACTTAATCATCAATATGCATTATTGGCACAATTGATGGCGTTGTTGGACTTCATAAACTTCATAAGCTTTTCTATGGTATTACCCATAAACGACATACAACGAATTAATATATCTATGCCTTGCACTGTTTATCTCGTTCTAAATCCGTGACTGAAATAAGAACAAACCAAAATCCACAATAATGCCTTACAGTTGCTCAGACAACAGCAGAGCTAGTGTCGCTCTGACCAGAACCTCTTTCAATCTCAAATGACAacagaagttgaaaaaaaaaaatctatttttattcaaCTACATAACCCTCGGCAATCAGCTTCCGAATTCGCAGTAGGTGCTAATCACGTTCCAAATCGGGGTCCAACTTCGCACTCTAGAAGACCACAGCGGACTTACGGCTTCGAGCTGAGCAGCCCGCCGGCGCCCACGGGCATGCTGGAGCCTCTAGCGTCGCCTCCGAAGACAACcttacttccctcctttctctcttcctcttcctcctcttctcgcgGAGAATCTCGCCCTGCAGTCGGAAACCTTGgcgcgtgtctctctctctctctctccccctcggcgGCCTCCGCGGGAAGTAAACAACCTGAGTTCGTGCAAATGTAAACAGCAGGAAACCGTGACGTCATTGGGCTTACGCGAACGGGGCATGTCTTCGGCTTGTCTCACGTTGAAGCGTGAAAGAATAATGTCGATttggattttcttcttttcttttcttcctgagGAATAGCCTGTGTAGGAATTAAaagtttggggttgttttttgtgaaGTGATAGCTTttatccctcgctctctctctgtctctcgttttcgttctctctctctctctctctctctctctctctctctctctctctctctctctctctctctctctctctgtgcacgcgcgtgtgcgtgtgtgtgtgtgtgtgtgtgtgtgtgtgtgtgtgtgtgtgtgtgtgtgtgtgcgtgcgtgcgtgcgtgcgtgcgtgtgtgtgtgttgtgtgtgtgtgtgtgtgtgtgtgtgtgtgtgtgcgtgcgtgcgtgcgtgcgtgcgtgcgtgtgtgtgtgtgtggctgtctgtctgtctgtctccacaAAGAAATAGATTCACAGGATCAATCTGAACAATACCGACTTAAACCAGGACCAGCTGGAACGTTCCACCATTCAGTATCTCTTAACCTTTCCAATGGTGCCTCATCGGCCTTTTTAATATTGCTTCTCTGAATAGTCTAACGGTGTTTTTTTTCCGATAACAGCAATCCCAATACACCAATTCGAACTTTTCAGTGACTTTACGCCATTCTAATAATTCCCATTCAGCTCTGCCAGTGCTGCCTCTTCGGAATTTTTAGTCATCCTCCTTAGATCGTATATAGCGTCGAAAGTTGCTTTAGtgagtttaaatatattatacaaatgatGGTTTCGGTTCTCAAAGGTACTAGGCGCTCCCTCTTCCAATGGGTATATCGTTTAATGATCAACTCAACGGTAAAGTCAATACAATAAGAtcagaaaaggaaatataaactACGTAACTTCATCTATTAAGTCTTAAGTTTGTTTTGGAAAAGtttcccacacacacctacacataattACGTGATTTTGGATAATCtatatgaatttatatctattaattgcATATCATAATTACAGATTTTGATTcacaaaaaatatagattaaaagtaatattaagtGGTGATAACGTACATTCATTTGAAAGGAATCGAGTAATATATAAGTACACTCCCAGAAAATTTGCTGTTTTCAAGAGGTAGGTAAGAAACGAAAGTCAGCCATTTATTCAGTTTATTTGAACGCAAAACAGTGTAATAATCGACATATAGCCTGATCTTTGTTTTAAGTGACCGAAAACAGTATTATAAAGATGATTAACAAGAAATGAAATTATGAAAGTCAGTTGAAAAACAATGTTGAAAATAAAATCTCGAGTTGAGAAGTATATGTAGAGTACTACAAAGCGAACATGGAGAATGTGTAAAACTTAACAAAGAACAATTATCTCAAAGAAAATTCATTATGACACCGCAAAAATGCAGTTTTTCCGGAATCTAGTAATAGGTCCATCAGTAATACGAGATCCAAAGCTAACGATATCCGATTCTCTTAAATTTCTGAAAGGCTGCATTCACTACTTTGcagaaattacttttattttccagGCTGAGCGTACAGCTGCGAAGGCACCGAGGCCGGCTTGGAGAAACCCTGAGaggcaccgccgccgccgccgccgcccggagACAGCCTGATCTCGCCCTCGTAGCTGACACTCGGGTGATAGCCGGTATCGTCCACGAAGTAGTCGACCTTCAGgcggcggccgtcggggagctgcacgaAGTAGCTGCAAGGAGTCGTTTATGAGTATGCATTCGATTGAGTTTAACTTCTGGCATTAGACAACTATTTGGGGAGACAGGCGGTTAGATCGTTAGACAGATAacgaggaggaacagaagaggcAAACTAAAAATCGAAAGGGGATcttgaagatatttttttctcaccttccttGCGTGTTGACATCCTCTCGCTGCTCCTCTTGGCCGAAGAAGTTGTTCGAAGCCGCGTCATCCACCTCCCACTGAAAGGCGTAGTTGGCGGGCACGGAAGCTGACTGGGACCCTAAGCCACCTGGACCCTGGATATTGTAGCCCTGGGGGTTCCCctgagccgccgccgccgccaacaCCACAAGGATGATTGTTATCTgctggagaaagaaaacaaagccgTTAAGCGAGGGAATAACACACCAGTTCTCACGATTTAGTTTTTGCTTACTTTCCTCGTGAGCTTTTACGAGTACCTTCATGACCGCTGCTGGATGGGTTGCGAGGTGGAGCCGAACTGACTTTACCATCCGAAGTCGCGCTTATATATTCGCGAGGCTGCGGTCAAGAAAGTGTGACCAGGAGGTTTTGCAATGAGCCGTCCATCTTGGAAGACAGATATAAAAAAGGTCATTCAGCTAACACGTTCTATAAATGTATACTTGTGTACGGATTTGCACAAGACATCAAGCGCCATAAAATCATCCTTTCACACGTCATGATTTCCGtcagtacgtatacatatataggtaagaGTATGTACGAGTGCATTTTTTGTgcatgaatataatacatatacatctgagtgcttctttcatttttgtatactgtatgtttttttttatacatgcatatatatatatatatatatatatatatatatatatatatatatatatatatatatatatatatatatatatatatatatatatatatatatatatatattatatatatatatatatataaatatatatatgtatatacatacaaatatatatatatatatatatatatatatatatatatatatatatatatagatagatagatagatagatagatagatagatatagatatagaatatgtgtgtgtgtgtgtgtgtgtgtgtggtgtgtgtgtgtgtgtgtgtgtgtctgtgtgtctgtctgtgtgtgtgcaccaacatatatatatatatatatatatatatatatatatatatatatatatatatatatatatatatatattgtgtgggtgtgtgtgtgtgtgtgtgtgtgtgtgtgtgtgtgtgtgtgtgtgtgtgtgtgtatgtatgtatgtgtatatagatagatggatacaaatacagatatatacatacatatcatatgtatcgacagatagctatatataaatatatacatgtacactctctctctctctctctctctctctctctcacacacacacacacacacacacacacacacacacacacacacacgtgtgtgtgtgtgtgtgtgtgtgtgtgtgtgtgtgtgtgtgtgtgtgtgtgtgtgtgcatgtgtgtatgtgtgtgtgtgtgtatgtgtgtgtgtgtgtgtttgtgtggtgtgtgtgtgtgtgtgtgtgtgtgtgtgtatgtgtgtgtgtgtgtgtgtgtgtgtgtgtgtgtgtgtgtgtgtgtgtgtgtatgtgtgtgcatatacatataaacatacatacatgaactcgatcaacaagagcatttggagatgttggtacctatgcagaaggaccaatctACATGTCTTCAGGGCCTtaatacttccagttttgctatatggaagcgaaacctggacgctatccagtgccttggagcctcgtcttgatgccttttgtaacaagacccttcgccggatcatggggtacagttggca
It includes:
- the LOC119581289 gene encoding pro-resilin-like — its product is MVKSVRLHLATHPAAVMKQITIILVVLAAAAAQGNPQGYNIQGPGGLGSQSASVPANYAFQWEVDDAASNNFFGQEEQREDVNTQGSYFVQLPDGRRLKVDYFVDDTGYHPSVSYEGEIRLSPGGGGGGGASQGFSKPASVPSQLYAQPGK